GTACATCACGGCAATCTTGTGCGCCGTCTCGGCAACCACACCCATATCATGCGTGATGAGGACAAGCCCCATACCGCTTTCCTTTTGAAGGCGAACAAGAAGATCCAGTATCTGGGCCTGGATCGTTACATCCAAGGCGGTTGTCGGTTCATCCGCGATAAGCAGTTTTGGATTGCAGGAAATCGCCATTGCAATCATGACACGTTGGTTCATGCCGCCGGACATTTGATGCGGAAAATTGTCTATGCGTCCCTCTGGATCTGGAATTCCGACCAGATCCAGCAACTCGATCGTTCGATGTCGTCTCGCAGCCCTATCCATTTTCATGTGGGTTTTGAGAGCCTCTCCAATTTGATAGCCAATCGTGAAGCATGGATTGAGACTGGTCATTGGCTCCTGGAAAATCATGGCCAGATCCTTGCCCACGATGGCGCGTCTTTGCCTGGCTCCAATTTCCAACAAATCGACGCCACCAAAATTGAGTCGATCCGCTGTCACTTTAGCCAACGGCGGCAGAAGACCCATCGTTGCCAGCATAGTCACCGATTTTCCCGAGCCTGACTCTCCAACGACACCAAGTATTTCTTTTCCATCGACGGTCAGATCAATCCCGTCGACAGCCTTGAAAGGGCCTCGGCTCGTTGGAAATTGGACAGTCAGATTCCGGACTTCGAGCAATGCCATACCTAAATCTCCTTAGCTGCGCTTAAGTCGCGGATCCAGCGCATCACGCAAACCGTCGCCCATAAGGTTTATGGCCAGAACAGTGACAAGAATGGCAAGTCCTGGGAAAGTAACGATCCACCAAGCACTGGTTATAAACTCCCGAGAATCAGCCAGCATCGTACCCCATTCCGGAATTGGTGGTTGCGCACCCAAACCAAGAAAACCAAGCGCGGCCGCATCTAATATTGCCGTTGAAAACGCCAGGGTTGCTTGGACAATGAGTGGAGCCATGCAATTTGGAAGAACTACATTGAACATCAAACGGAGCGTTCCAGCACCGACAACGCGGCTCGCTGTGACATAGTCGCGCGATAATTCCGACATCGCCGCGGCGCGCGTCAGACGCACGAAGTGCGGTACGTACACGACGGCAACGGCGATCATGACATTCTCCAGTCCTGGCCCAATGATAGCGACCACGACGAGTGCCAGCAGCAAGCTAGGCACTGCCAGAATAACATCCATAACTCGCATAACAATCGCATCGGCTATGCCTTTAGCAAACGCAACGACAAGACCGATGCAAATTCCAGCGCTCAGGCAGATGACCACCACAATCGAGCCTATCTGCAGGGAGTAACGTGAGCCGTGAATAATCCGCGAAAGGATATCGCGTCCTGTGGCGTCCGTCCCAAGGATGAACTGCCAGCTCCCACCATCTACCCAAGCAGGCGGACGTTGGGCAAACTGTCTGTACTGCTCAATCGGATCATGCGGGGCAATAACGTCTGCAAATATTGCAGTAAAAATCAACAGAACCACAAAGCCCAAGCCAGCAACGGCACCGTTGTTTTCCTTGAAGTAGAACCAGAACTCTTTGATAGGGTGAACAGGCTTTTGCTCGATCTGTGGATCGGCAATTGCGGTTTCTGCAGCCATGCTTTGTCCTTGCTCGGTCATGACGTCACCTCGCATGCCGGATACGTGGATTGATCAACCCGTATAGGAGATCCACGATCAAGTTGACCACCATGACCAAACTGGCGATCATCAGAAGTCCGCCCTGCACCGAAGGGTAGTCGCGTCGACTAATCGAATCGACCATCCACTTCCCAATTCCCGGCCATGCAAAAATCGTCTCGGTGAGGATTGCACCAGCCAGTAAAACGCCAACCTGCAGTCCAATTACCGTCACTACGGTAATCAAAGCGTTGCGCAGCGCGTGAAGGCCTATAATCCGATAAGGCGACAAACCCTTGGCTCGCGCAGTTCGCACATAGTCTTCTCCAAGCACATTGAGCATCGCTGAGCGAGTTTGGCGTGCGATCACGGCCAAGGGGATGGTGCCTAACACCACAGTTGGAAGGACAAGATGATGCAGGGCGTCGGCAAAAGCGCCTTTCTGTCCGGAAAGCGCCGCGTCGATTAACATAATGCCAGTGGGGTTTTCATAGTAGAACCGAATTAGATCGGATCGCCCGGAAACCGGGGTTACACCGAGCTGTGTGGAAAACAGCATGATTAGTAGAATTCCCCACCAGAAGATGGGCATCGAATAGCCTGTCAGGGCAAAACCCATAGTCGTGTGGTCGAATGCAGTTCCACGCCGCACGGCGGCAATCACACCAATCGGAAGACCTATCACCACGGCAAAAATGATAGCGCATAGTGATAGCTCCAGCGTTGCCGGGAAAAGCGTAAGGAACTCTGCAACTACCGGCTTCTTAGTCACGATTGAGTTTCCAAGATCGCCTTGTAGGACACCAACGAAGAAATCTATGTACTGCTGATAGAGCGGTCGGTCGAACCCAAATTGCTTCATTAATTCGGCGTGCCGCGCGGGGTCTATTCCACGCTCTCCGGATAGAAGTTCTATTGGGTCCCCGGGAATTAACCGAATTAGCCCGAATGCAATCATGGTTACGCCGATAAATGTCGGCACCAGCATGGCTAGGCGCTTGAGAAAAAATTGAAACATCAGGTCACCGAAAGCATGAAGGGACGGGCAACGATAGTCACCCGTCCCAACGTCCGTCGACAGGAACCTCGCTTACTCCGCGATGTCCACGCCGTAGAAAACATGGCCGCCGAAGGGGTCAATTTTGAAATTCTTGACCTCTTTGCGGACCGGCTTAAAGACGACCGAGTGAGCCACCGTAATCCAAGGTGCCTCGTCCTTAAATATAACCTGAGCTTCTTCGTAGAGACGCGTACGCTCGGCCACATCTGCAGTCCGTTTTGCTGCGACAAGCAGATCATCGAAAGGCTTGTGGCACCAACGTGCGCGGTTGGCGCTGTCTTTCGCAGCTTCGCAGCCAAGCAAGACATAGAGGAAGTTATCCGGGTCACCATTGTCACCCGTCCAACCCAAAAGCACGGTCTCATGCTCGCCAAGCTTGGAACGCTTGAGATACTCGCCCCACTCAAAGGAGACAATTTCAGCCTCTACGCCAACTTTTGCCCAGTCAGCCTGGACCAACTCTGCCATACGCCGAGCGTTTGGATTATAGGGGCGCTGAACCGGCATGGCCCAGATGTTGGTTTTCAAACTGGTGACACCAGCCTCCGCAAGAAGCGCCTTAGCCTTGGCCGGATCATATGGATAATCCTGCACGGCATCATTGTACGACCAGATCGTCGGCGGGATCGGGTTCTTGGCTGCCTTGCCGGCACCCTGGAAAACTACGTCAATGATTGCTTGCTTGTTGACCGCCATGTTCAGCGCCTGACGAACCCGCTTGTCGGTATAGGGTGCTTTCTCCGTATTGAAAGCTAGGTATCCGACGTTCAAACCTTCCTGCTGCAACAGATTGATATCTGCATTCTTGGACATTGCGTCCAAATCGGCCGGGTTTGGATAGGGCATCACGTGGCATTCACCGGCCTGCAGTTTCTGCCAGCGGACAGAGGCATCCGGGGTAATCGCGAAGATCAGGTCATCAATGGCGGCCTTGCCAGCCCAGTAATCTGGGTTGGCCTTGTATCGGATGACCGCGTCCTTCTGATAGGCCACAAGTTGGAAAGGACCTGTTCCTACTGGGTTTAAGTCCACCTGGTCTGGTGTGCCTGCTTTTGACATCTGGTCGGCGTATTCCGCCGACATGATCGATGCAAAGTCCATTCCAAGGTTTGCGATGAAGGGTGCTTCAGGCTGGTTCAAGATGAATTGAACGGTATGATCATCAACCTTCTTCACTTCCTTGATCAGGTTCGGCATGTCCATTGATTGGAAGTACTCATACTGCCCGCCGGAGACCTGATGGTAAGGGTGATTGGGATCGCGTTGGCGCTCAAAACTGAACACAACGTCATCCGCATTGAAATCGCGAGTCGGGGTGAAGGCGGATGTAGTTTGGAATTTCACGCCTTTGCGAAGATGGAACGTATAGGTTGTGCCATCATCCGAGACATCCCACGACTCAGCAAGAGCCGGAATGATCTTTGTCGTTCCGCGTTCGAACTCGACCAGTCGATTATAGATCTGGCGAGAGGATGCATCAAAGGTCGTTCCCGCAGTGTAAAGCGACGGATTGAAACCCTCAGGACTGCCTTCAGAACAGTAAACGAGGGTCTTAGCTTCAGAACCGTTGGCCAACGCCAAGCTAGCCAATATACCAATCGAAGCTGCAAGAATTGCGCGTTTCAAGAGTAATCCTCCCGTTGCAAAGTTTCTTGATCGATAGATAAACCCAGCCTCGCGGAGGGGTGTTCCACCTTCTTCCGCCAGGACGTCCCCGTGCCCATCATGAGCGTCCTTACTTAGCGCCTGATGGCCGCGTTGAGTCAATCCACTCTCATGCAGAAAAGTTCATCAGTTATGTATTTATGAATATGAACGACGAGATTGTGTGGAAAAGGATTTGCCCTTTGTCGGTATCTAGCCAATAAACTCTCGATGGTCGAACTTGGCTCCAATTTTGTAGGAAGTGCCCGATTTGGCTGAACGTGAATTTGAGCAGAAAGCGGCTTTAGGCGATTTGATAGAGGGCGCGCTCCGCTGGCGCAGCTGGATAACTCTTGCCTATTATGATTTTGTTTCAGGGTTCCGGCGAACCGTCGTAGGGCCTTTTTGGCAGCCCCTTCACATGGCTGCGTGGATCACCGGACTTTGGCTTATCTTTGGCGGAAACCGTGGCAACGCCAGCTTGGAATACATCGCCATTGGCGTTGTGTTTTGGTCTCTCTTCCAGTCTTTCATGACTAGCGGCACAGTCGTATTCGAACAAAATCGGGTTCTTATCCTCAGTATACCGAACCCTTTGAGTTTGCATCTTTATCGTCGACTCGCATTCCAAACCATAAAATGGGCTACCAATCTCCCTATCCTAATGGTTCTGTTGATTGTTCTCGGAACACCGATCGGGAGTGAAACGTTTTACTTCGCCCCTGGCATCCTGCTGGTAATGGTCAATGGGCTATGGACTGCTTTGCTGTTCGCCATCATTGCCTCCCGGTTCAGGGATTTTCAGTTTGCTGTTGATGCCGCTACACGCCTTTTGTTCTTTCTTACTCCGGTATTCTGGTCTGTCGGCAATGACCCAACACGCTCCCTAATAGCCCGTTACAATCCCTTTACCTATTTCTTAGAGATTGTACGGGAACCACTCCTGGGGAATTCTCCATCTCTTCTAGCTTGGCAGATTGTTTTTGCCTTTACCGTGTGCGGATTGCTGCTTTCTGTGCTGGTCTATGGGCGAACCAGGCGTTTCATTGTGTTTTGGATTTAGTGCCCGTGAAGCCTAGTAAACCAGCAATCAGAGCAACAGCGGTATGTCTTGATCTTCCGTTGTTAGGTGACAAGGTTCAAGAAACCGAACGGGGAGGGTCGAGATCTGTCGGAGGGCGACTAACACGCTTAATTGGCTCGCGCGGTCAAGTGCGCGCTCTTGATAGCATTAGCTTTGAACTTAATCATGGCGATAGAGTCGGGATCATCGGTCGCAATGGCGCGGGTAAATCGACGCTCCTACGCCTTATAGCAGGCATTTACCAACCCAGTGCCGGTACGTTAGCCGTGGAGGGTCGATTATCTACGTTGTTTACAAACCGGATTGGGCTCAACGAGCGCGCAACCGGACGAGAGAATATCAGGCTAGCCGGACATTTACTTGGCATGTCGAGCGCGCAAATCGAAACGCTGCTTCCTGAGATAGCCGCTTTTTCCGAGTTGGAAGATTTTATCGATCTCCCTTTGAGGACTTATTCATCTGGGATGTCCGTTCGTCTGGGATTCGCCATCGCAACGGCATTGGATCCCGATATTCTACTTATCGACGAGGTCTTTGGGGCAGGCGATCGCTCATTTCAAAACAAGGCACAAGAACGGGTTAGGCGTTTGATAGAAGACGCTGGGACTTTGGTACTTGCATCACATAGTTCTGCTTTGCTGCGCCGCTTCTGCAACTCGATTATTTGGCTGGATCACGGGGAACTGAAAGCGTTTGGTCCGACCGATGCCGTATTGGCAGAATATGAGCTAAGCGTCGCGTCCAAACAGACGAACGCATGATTTTCTTGCTCCATGGCGCATATTACGGCCCAGAGATCTGGGGCGAATTCCCTAAATTGCTTTCCCGGCGAGTCGGCCAACCGGTGGAAGCCGTCGACCTAAGGCCAACCATTGGTTCATTTGAAGAGAGAGTTCAACGGCTTGGACATACTGTCAGCAAATCTGAAGGGCAGGGGGCAGTTATTGTCGCTCACAGTTTGGGTGGTATTTTCGCAGCAGAGGTACTAGCCCGCTGGCCAAACCTCATAGACAAAGCAGTTTACGTCGCCGCCTACCTACCCCAATCAGGACAATCGGTTGCCGATCTCGCTCGTCTAGATAGTGAATCAAAAGTTCCTACAGTTCGCAGTTCCACGTCGATACCGGGTTTTGCCACTATCGACGCCAAAGGTGCAGCCTACATACTTTTCCACGATCTACCCCAAGATCTTGCCAACAAACTAGCCTCTCAGGCGCAGCCTCAGCCAACGGCCGATTTCAAACAGGTTTCTCCGCAAGGGCCGTCCACACCGATCGCTTCGTCTTATGTTGTATGCACCAAGGACCGCGCTATTGGACCTACCCTACAACGAAAAATGGCGCAGACTGCAAACTGCGACCCAATTCTTCAGATCGATGCCGGACATATGCCAATGGTTGCGGCACCAGAAAAACTGACAAAAACCATTTCTCAGATTTTATGAGTTTGCAGAAAGTCACTTCTCAAGAGACACGATTGAGCCATCCCAATCCTCTGGTGGTGGCGACTGCCGCAGTTCCGAAATTCGTCCGGCATAAAGTTCGAAAAAGCTGGCGAGCTCATGCGGCGATGACAAAGACTTTGCACGCGTTAACAAGGCCTCGGCCTCATCCCATTGTCGGTTTCTGAAGGCGACAAGAAATCCTTCCGTAGCTTTGGCCAGGTCTTGGAACATTTGGTCTCGTGCGAGGGATTCGGCGCCAAGCAGCGCATATATTCGTTCAGGCTCTGTTTTGCCTTTCACCTTTATGAAATCAATTTCCATGAACGCAAGATCTGCCGCACAGAGTGTTCGAGTCCTCGCTCCGATTACTACGGCGACACCATAAAGCTTTGTCAGACCTTCTAGGCGAGACGCGACATTCACGGTATCGCCCATCACCGAGTAATCAAATCGCATGTCTGATCCCAGATTCCCAACGAGGCAGTTGCCACTGTTAATTCCGATTCCTATGCGCAGTGGAAGAAACGGTTGGCTGAACACTGCTGCTTCTTGCTCTCGTTCCAGGTTGAGTTTCTCGACACTCTCAAGTGCTGACAAAGCGGCGCGACAAGCATTTTCAGCATGTTCCGCATCATCAATAGGTGCATTCCAGAAAGCCATCACCGCATCACCAATATACTTATCAATTGTGCCGCGTTGACTAAGGATATCATGGGTGATCGGCGTCAGAATTCTGTTCATCAGACGCGTTAGGCCGGCAGGGTCTGCCTTGTAACTTTCAGATATAGTCGTGAACCCGCGTACATCGCTAAAGAACACGGTCATCTCTCTAACCTGACCACCAAGAATAAGCTTTTGGGGGTCTTGGGCGAGTTGCTCTACAAGGTCTGGTGAAAGGTACTGACCAAATGCGGACCGAACATAACGCCTTTCGGTTTCCTCGCTGATGTAATTGTGAAACACCAGAACGCTATAAATCATCAAACTGCTGAGAAGGGGATATGAGGGTGAAAGTAGAAGCCCCTCCTGTGCATAGAGATAAACAGAGGTTGCGAAAGTTGTAATGGCAAGTCCTGCGCCAAGACCAAAGGCCATTTTGGCGCCGATAATTGGTACCAGCACTATCATTATAATGCTGAGCATCGCGGTTAAAAAAAGCTCGGCGCCTAACGCGTAGTTTGGCCTAACGAGGAAGTCTCCTGTCAGCATCGTTTGGAGCAGCTGCGCATGCACTTCGACCCCTGGCATCGCACTATCGAGCGGCGTCGCCTTGATATCAAAAAGGCCAGTGGCGGATGTGCCGATCAAGATTAATTTTCCCGCCAGCTTCTTCGTCGGAACCGTTCTATCGAGTACGTTTTTTGCAGATATATAGAGGCTCGGGTCGTGCTTGGCATAGTGAACCCAGATGCGACCGTTACCGTCGGTTGGAATGCGCAACTTGGCAATGCTCAAGGAATTGATACCCGCGCTGTCGGTGCGAACCACAAGCGGAGCCCCACCGGTTACAACGCGCAGTAACTCTACGGAGAGTGATGGCATCAACACATCGCCGTATCGCATGAGTGCCGGGACACGGCGCACAATGCCGTCCTGCTCTGGGAGTAGCGTGAACATTCCAATTCCTGCTGCTGCTGATTCCAGCGTTGCAATGTTCCTGACGACGTCTGGAAACTCGATGAGGAACCGTGTCGGGTCGTCACCTAGAAAAGCAATGGGAATGGTCTTAAGTGGCGTGGAATCAGGGCGAATCAATTCTCGGTAATATCCGGATTGGCCCAAAACCGTAGGGAATTTCTTCATAGTTTCGGCGAGGATACTATCGTTGCTTGGCAGCTCCTGAAGAGCTGACCGCAATCCGGGATCAATCCGCGGGAAGGTGCTTGCATAAAGTCCCGGGGAAAGACGGTCTGGTTCTGCAAACACAATATCGAACGCGACCGCGACGGCACCAGAATCGCGTAATCCCAGCAGCAAATCAGAGACGAGCGTTCGAGGCCATGGCCATTGCCCATGGCGCGCCAAGGATTCCTCGTCTAAATCGACGATCGCTATTGGCTGGGCCGACTGGGCCCGTGGAAACATACGAGCATAGAAATCAAAGGTTTTGAGCCTTAGGGTTTCCAGCGGCAATGGATCGATTAGGCGCGCAACCATGACGATGAACAAAAGCACGACGGCCGCAAGCCTCGCATAACCTGCGCTTCGCCGACCCAAAATCTGGGTATAGAGACCGCGCAAGCGAGGGAACTTCATTCTTTGTGGACCTGCTTTTCTTACCGAACACTATACACTGCTAAACCAGCGTGCTGGTCACAATGGAATTCTCGATTTCAGTTGAGTCGATTTGCAACGCAACTAAATCAGCCGCGCCCGCGCCGTCAAATAATGTAGCGCCGTCAAGAACAGCGACCGGGGTTCCATTTACAGAAACCTCAACATCATCAATGCTGTCGCCCGTAAGGTCACCAAACAGCAGACTTAAAATTTCGTCCCCACCGCTAAACAATTCACCCAAATCCAGAATATCACCTGTTCCAGGTGTTGAACTGCTACCACTGATATCAAACCCATAAATTGTATCTAGGCCGTCTCCAGGGCCAATTACGATCGTATCGTTGCTAAGATCGTTCAGAATAGGCGTGATATTTTCACCGGTATAAATTTGATCATCGCCAGGGCCTCCAATGATCACGTCTGCGCCATTACCACCAAAAATTTGGTCCGCACCGCCTCGACCATAAAGAATATCATCACCCGCGAGTCCTAAGATGATATCGCCCAATTCACTACCGACTAACGTATTTGCGCTTTCATCAATGTCCAAAGTCAGAGGATCGTCGACTGCTTGCCCCAGAATAGTGGCAACCGGATCGCCGTCTGCATTTATAACAAAGGTGAGGGGAGAGGTCACACTGTCGCCATCATTGTCACTAGCCACGACATCAAAAGAGAACGCGGTGTCCTCGGCGCTGAATGTCTCTCTGATCTCCATCGAGAGCAATCGATAGTCCGTACTCGTACCGGCCCCGAGGGAAATCTCGTCGAATCCGGTAGTCCCGATCATGTCGTAAAGTAATTGCTGATACTCGGGGCTCGTCAGGCCGCCTTGCGGGATATCACTGGATAGCAAAGTACCCTGGAGAAAAGCAGCAAGAAGCAGATCGAAATCGGCAACGGTCGAGTTTTCACCCCAAGTAATGGCTTCATTCTCCGGTGTTGCCGGATTGTCCACGACATTAGCTGCAGTATAAGTACCGGTTATTACTTCACCTGTGGCCAGTGTCACCGACCAAGTGACGACCTCGCCAACTGAAAGTTTTTGAATATCAAAAAGAATCTGGAAGATCGGCTCAGCGCCCGGCGTATCGGGATTATCAAAGCTGATATCAAGGAGTTCGCCGGTATTGACTAGATTGTTTCCAACCCCCATGCCTTGGCCAGAGGAATTTATGCCGCCTTTGTCCTCAAAATTGCTGAAGGTGGCTTGCAAACCACTCGTTCCCAGATTTAGCACTAAGGAAGGAATTGGGCCACCTGGCGTCAAGCCCACCAACGTTTGTTCGATCGTCGTTCCCTCTAATGGACTGACAATCGAGAACTCATAGGAGCCGTCTGCATTGACTACCAAGACGAACTCAGCTTGATCACTCGGATCATCCGAGGTGATGCTGTATGTAAAGGCTCCCCCGCTGGTATCGATTAAGGTGGCGGTGAATCCCGCCGGGATACTGGTCGGGTTCACGGCCGTTACTGCTGCATCAAATGGATCGGCTAATAGATCATCCGCACCGAAGCAAATGCCTAGGTCACCGGATACCGTCGTTATTTCATTATTGACTGTCTCATTACCTACCGCTCCAACGGGAAGCGAATCTGTGAGTACAATCGTTGCGACGGTAGTTAAGGTGACATCATTTGTCCCATCCGAGACAATCACATTAAACTGCTCTATCTCATCAACACCGGGCACATCGAACGCCGGATTCTCAAGTTCATATTGCCAGAAGAAAGTTGTCGTCAAAGAACCGTCGTCATTTTCGACAGTGCTAGTACCTGTAATTGTGAAGGTACCGGAAACAGCAGAGATGGTTACCGTGTCACCTGCACCAAAACTATCGCTGCCAATACTCTGGTCGGATGCGACAAAACTCACAAAAGAGATAAACAAGGCATCGCCATCCAGATCCTGGACCGAGAAACTGCCAGAGGTAACAATAGGCCCTTCTGCTGGGTCACAGCCGCCTCCGTGAACATCATCCGCTACCAGATTGTTCTCGTCGACGGTTCCTTCCACATCTGGCGCATCTGTAAATGCTGGTGTATCGGCGGCACCATTGATGGTGATGGTGATGGTACCGTTGTCACTGGTCTCGCCGTCGCTGCCCGTCACGTCGAACGACAGGGTGATGGTCTCACCCGCATCCAGGAACTGCACCGCCGCGTTGGACACCGTGTAGGNNNNNNNNNNNNNNNNNNNNNNNNNNNNNNNNNNNNNNNNNNNNNNNNNNNNNNNNNNNNNNNNNNNNNNNNNNNNNNNNNNNNNNNNNNNNNNNNGGCCGCCTGATCGTTCGCATCCTCGTCCGACAGGCTCACCGTGCCGCTCGTGATCAGATTGCCGCTGTCGACCGCAAGGTCCTCCGTCACCGCACCCGTATCGTCGCCGACAACGATACCATCCTCGGTTCCTTGAACGATGATTGTGATATCCTGGGTGGCATCAGGGTCATCACCATCAGACGCGCTAACAGTAAATGTCACTGATAGGCTTTCACCCGCATCCAAAAATTGGACCAAACCGTTATCAATAGTGAAGAACCAGTCAGCCGTCCCGTCGCCATTATCAATCAAGGAAAATCCGCTGGATAGGGCCGCAGCAACGTCCGGCGGGAGAGTTCCTGCAGACCAAGCCGGAGGCGTAGTCTGTGAAAAATCGAGTGTCACTACGTCGTTTGCGTCAGGGTCGGAGTAGGTAAGTTGACCCTCGTGGAACAAAAACCCTGGATCTGGCACCAGGAAATTTTCCTGACCTTCCGGCAGCACATCTTCCGTGACTGTAAACTCCCCGCCACCCAAAATTATTGGGTCGTCATCCACACCCTCGATAACAATGGTGATCGTGGCCATTGTCTCTGGAAGAGCTGAAGATGCACCGCCAACCTGAACGACAAAGGTTAAAGACACTGATTCAAGGTCGTCGAGAAACTGTAATTCGCTATTAGGAATCGTGTAGGTCCAGGATGCCTCGCCGTTGCCGTTGTCAACCAGG
This is a stretch of genomic DNA from Limibacillus halophilus. It encodes these proteins:
- a CDS encoding VCBS domain-containing protein; the protein is YTVSNAAVQFLDAGETITLSFDVTGSDGETSDNGTITITINGAADTPAFTDAPDVEGTVDENNLVADDVHGGGCDPAEGPIVTSGSFSVQDLDGDALFISFVSFVASDQSIGSDSFGAGDTVTISAVSGTFTITGTSTVENDDGSLTTTFFWQYELENPAFDVPGVDEIEQFNVIVSDGTNDVTLTTVATIVLTDSLPVGAVGNETVNNEITTVSGDLGICFGADDLLADPFDAAVTAVNPTSIPAGFTATLIDTSGGAFTYSITSDDPSDQAEFVLVVNADGSYEFSIVSPLEGTTIEQTLVGLTPGGPIPSLVLNLGTSGLQATFSNFEDKGGINSSGQGMGVGNNLVNTGELLDISFDNPDTPGAEPIFQILFDIQKLSVGEVVTWSVTLATGEVITGTYTAANVVDNPATPENEAITWGENSTVADFDLLLAAFLQGTLLSSDIPQGGLTSPEYQQLLYDMIGTTGFDEISLGAGTSTDYRLLSMEIRETFSAEDTAFSFDVVASDNDGDSVTSPLTFVINADGDPVATILGQAVDDPLTLDIDESANTLVGSELGDIILGLAGDDILYGRGGADQIFGGNGADVIIGGPGDDQIYTGENITPILNDLSNDTIVIGPGDGLDTIYGFDISGSSSTPGTGDILDLGELFSGGDEILSLLFGDLTGDSIDDVEVSVNGTPVAVLDGATLFDGAGAADLVALQIDSTEIENSIVTSTLV